The genome window GCTAGAATAGCGGGTTACTTCACCATGGGGTACTATGCGTCCCAAACTCGTCGTAGGTAATTGGAAGATGAACGGCAGCCGCGAATTCACCGCGTCGCTGCTGTCCGGTATTCTCGAAGGCCTCGACGGCAACGCCGCCGCTTGCGCGGTCTGCGTGCCGTTTCCCTATCTGTACCAGTGCGAACAGCTGCTCGCGGGCAGCGCCATCGCCTGGGGCGCCCAGGACGTGTCCTGCCAGCCGTCCGGCGCCTACACCGGCGAGGTGTGCGCCGCGATGCTGGCCGAGTTCGGCTGCCGCTACGTCATCGTCGGCCACTCCGAGCGCCGCGCCTATCACGGCGAGTCGAACGAGCTGGTGGCGCGCAAGGCCGGGGCGGTGCTGGCCGCCGGCCTGACCCCCATCGTGTGCGTGGGCGAGACCCTGGCCCAGCGCGAAGCGGGCGAGACCGCGGCCGTGGTCGGCGCCCAGCTCGACGCCGTGCTGGAACTGCTGGGCAAGGACGCCGTCGGCCGCTTCGTGCTGTCCTACGAGCCGGTATGGGCGATCGGCAGCGGCAAGACCGCCACCCCGGCCATGGCCCAGGAAGTGCACGCCCAGTTGCGCGCCCAGCTGCGCGCCTGCAACGCGGAGGGCGCCGAGAAGGTGCAGATCCTTTACGGCGGCAGCATGAAGCCGGAGAATGCCGGGGACCTGATGGCCCAGCCGGACATCGATGGCGGCCTGATCGGCGGCGCGGCGCTGAAGGCGGCAGACTTCCTCGGTATCATCCGCGCGGCAGGACCAAGAATTTAAAACGCTGTTAAACCTTGAAATGGAATTGCAATGAACACCTTGTTCAACTTGATTATCGTCGTGCAGGTTATCTCCGCCCTGGCCATCATCGGCCTCGTCCTGGTCCAGCACGGTAAGGGCGCCGACATGGGCGCAGCCTTCGGCTCGGGCGCCTCGGGCAGCCTGTTCGGCGCATCGGGTTCGTCGAACTTCCTGTCGAAGTCGACCGCGGTGGCCGCTGCAATCTTCTTCGCCTCGACCCTGGCCCTGGCCTATGTCGGCAACAGCCGCAGCACCGGTCCGGACGAAGGCGTGATGGGCCGCGTGACGGTGCCCTCGAGCCAGGCCCCGGCCACCGGCATCCCGGCCACCACCCCGGCGGCGCCGGCCGCTCCGGCCGCCGACGTGCCGACCCTGCCGGCCACCCAGGCCGCGCCGGCCCCGGTTCCGGCTGCACCGGCACCGGCCGCTCCGGCCCAGGCTGCTCCCGCAACGCCGGCCCCGGCCGCCCCGGCTCCGGCAACGAAGTAATCCTCCCGGGTCGGCCTGGCCGGCCCCGCGCTTGACCCGTGTCTGCAGCGCCGCCAGGCGTGGCAGCTCAACATCAAGTTCGTGAATGGAGAGGTGTCCTGAGCATCTCTTCGCAAATAGCTGTAGAATAACGCCTCGCAGGGCGACCCTGCCTGCCGAGGCGTTCAAACCCACCGCTTTTCGAGCCCATCAGCTCCGTCGTCATGCTCATGTAAGCTTTGGATGAGCATGATTTCAAAGTTGAACAATTGCGAAATTTCCTTGTGATACCGCAATTTGTGCATTGAAATAAAGTGGTAAGGCAGGGTAAAATACTGGTCTCCAGCCGACGTGGTGAAATTGGTAGACACGCTATCTTGAGGGGGTAGTGGCGCAAGCTGTGCGAGTTCGAGTCTCGCCGTCGGCACCAAGATACAGAAAGCCAGCAAGGGCACAAGAGCATTGCTCCTGCCTGAGCTGGCTTTTTTACGAGGATCAGTCGTACGGTCCTGGTGGCAGGCTTCATGCCAGGTTCGCGCGATTCGGCGCTGCAGCCCTGCAGTGTTTCTTTAACCGATCGTTCAAATAGGCTTCATCGTGAACCTCGAAAACTATTTCCCCGTTCTTCTCTTTATCCTGATTGGCGTCGGCGTTGGTGTCGCTCCGCAGGTGCTCGGCCGTCTGCTCGGTCCGCACCGCCCGGATGCCGCCAAGCTGTCCCCGTATGAATGCGGCTTCGAAGCCTTCGAAGACGCACGCATGAAGTTCGACGTCCGGTACTACCTGGTCGCGATCCTGTTTATTTTGTTTGATCTGGAAACGGCATTCTTCTTCCCATGGGGCGTCTCGATGCGCGAACTGGGCTGGGCCGGCTTCGTGACGATGATGGTGTTCATCGCCGAATTCATCGTCGGGTTCTGGTACATCTGGAAGAAAGGTGCCCTTGATTGGGAATAAGCCATGGCAATTGAAGGCGTATTAAACGAAGGTTTCATTACCACCACAGCCGATAAGCTGATCAACTGGGCGCGCACCGGGTCGATGTTCCCGATGACGTTCGGTCTGGCATGCTGCGCGGTCGAGATGATGCATGTGGGCGCTGCCCGCTACGATCTCGACCGCTTTGGCATTGTGTTCCGCCCA of Massilia sp. KIM contains these proteins:
- the tpiA gene encoding triose-phosphate isomerase; amino-acid sequence: MRPKLVVGNWKMNGSREFTASLLSGILEGLDGNAAACAVCVPFPYLYQCEQLLAGSAIAWGAQDVSCQPSGAYTGEVCAAMLAEFGCRYVIVGHSERRAYHGESNELVARKAGAVLAAGLTPIVCVGETLAQREAGETAAVVGAQLDAVLELLGKDAVGRFVLSYEPVWAIGSGKTATPAMAQEVHAQLRAQLRACNAEGAEKVQILYGGSMKPENAGDLMAQPDIDGGLIGGAALKAADFLGIIRAAGPRI
- the secG gene encoding preprotein translocase subunit SecG; its protein translation is MNTLFNLIIVVQVISALAIIGLVLVQHGKGADMGAAFGSGASGSLFGASGSSNFLSKSTAVAAAIFFASTLALAYVGNSRSTGPDEGVMGRVTVPSSQAPATGIPATTPAAPAAPAADVPTLPATQAAPAPVPAAPAPAAPAQAAPATPAPAAPAPATK
- a CDS encoding NADH-quinone oxidoreductase subunit A, which translates into the protein MNLENYFPVLLFILIGVGVGVAPQVLGRLLGPHRPDAAKLSPYECGFEAFEDARMKFDVRYYLVAILFILFDLETAFFFPWGVSMRELGWAGFVTMMVFIAEFIVGFWYIWKKGALDWE